In Spinacia oleracea cultivar Varoflay chromosome 5, BTI_SOV_V1, whole genome shotgun sequence, a single window of DNA contains:
- the LOC110774759 gene encoding uncharacterized protein, with translation METFIAHQTKTNVDIDKPLSEVTSSVQQLQAYNKIMETQLGQIALHVGSSSSSCPQLLSQTVLNPKEHIKAITLRSEKGYEGPVMREEVATKRDEGCEEEEKVESERVQSEKSEQTQKSNSKSEEVVIKESEKDLMKSYKPPIPFPHRVVEKKLNEKYSKFLDVMKGLQVNIPFLHAMAQMPTYAKFLKELLTNKAKVEEATVSLPMEVSAIIQNKLLEKHRDPGSFSIPVKIGDLEEKNALCDLGTNVSLIPFSMAQRLNIGGMKPTRMSLQLADRSVRTPLGVLDDVPVQV, from the coding sequence ATGGAGACTTTCATTGCTCATCAAACCAAGACAAATGTGGATATCGACAAGCCCCTAAGTGAGGTAACTTCTTCGGTCCAACAACTCCAAGCCTACAACAAGATCATGGAAACTCAATTGGGTCAAATTGCACTACATGTGGGAAGTTCTTCAAGTTCTTGTCCTCAACTTCTGAGCCAAACTGTTTTGAACCCAAAAGAGCACATAAAAGCAATCACTTTGAGATCGGAAAAAGGTTATGAAGGTCCGGTCATGAGAGAAGAGGTAGCCACAAAGAGAGATGAGGGATgtgaagaagaggagaaagttGAGAGTGAAAGGGTGCAAAGTGAGAAAAGTGAGCAAACACAGAAGAGTAACTCAAAGAGTGAAGAGGTTGTTATTAAGGAGAGTGAAAAAGATCTCATGAAATCCTACAAGCCACCCATCCCTTTTCCTCATAGGGTGGTTGAGAAGAAGTTGAATGAGAAATATTCTAAGTTTCTTGATGTCATGAAAGGGTTACAAGTGAACATTCCTTTCCTCCATGCCATGGCACAAATGCCAACTTATgcaaagtttttgaaagaacTTCTTACCAACAAGGCAAAGGTTGAAGAAGCAACCGTTTCTCTTCCTATGGAAGTGAGTGCTATAATTCAAAATAAGCTTCTAGAAAAGCATAGGGATCCGGGTAGCTTCTCAATACCGGTAAAGATTGGTGATCTTGAGGAAAAGAATGCCCTTTGTGATCTTGGGACAAATGTTAGCCTTATTCCTTTCTCTATGGCTCAAAGGCTAAATATTGGGGGAATGAAGCCTACACGGATGTCACTTCAACTAGCCGACCGTTCGGTTAGAACACCCTTGGGAGTTTTGGATGATGTCCCGGTAcaagtttga